The nucleotide sequence AAGTAGGCACAATTAACGGCGACTGCTGGAAATTAGAATTCAACGGGTTTATTGGCGCACTAAAAACAGAAATAGCGCTAACCGAATTCACTTTGGAACTCAAAAAAGACTTTCCATCTTCGTAATATAAAACTACCGGAAACGAAGCTGATAATCCAAAGTTGGTTTTGGTATTTGGATACTGAAAATTGCTCACCTGATTCTCAAAAACCGAAGCCAATAAAGGATGGTTGAAATTGATTTTGGTAATTCGTTTTTCAGTATTTTCAATCGGTTGGTATTGGATGTTTCCAAAGTTTTTCAAAAACGAATTCAAATTCGGAACCGAACCTTTTGAGGAAGGAATGAGGATCAAGTTGCTGCCTTTTTCGACCAATGTTTTTAAGGTAGTTTGTAAGGCTACAGGAATTTCATCGATTTCGTTAAGGATAATTGCATCTTGTTTTTCGAGTGCATTGTAATCCAAAGAGGTCAATGTGCTGTTTTGAAAATCAAATTCATCATTGGTATATATTCGAGATAAGAAATTGCTTTTTTCGGCTTCGCCAATGCTTAAAACGGCTGTTTTTTGCGTTTTTGAAATGCTGAAATAATAGCTGTTGTCATAGGCTAAGCCATTATCGTCAATGTTTACAACACCATGAAAGGCTTGTTTAGGAATCGTAAACGGAATTGTTTTTTTGGGAGTATCAAAAGAAACAATCGTTTTTGCAATCAGTTTGTTATTGTTGTAAATCGCAATCGAAGTTGGTTTGATATCGTCTCCATAACTCGATAATTCCACATTCAGATTGTAGAAGTTTTCCAGAGTTTCCTGAATGTAAACGCTGTCAATAGCAATGTTGTTTTTTTGTTCTGCTTTTGGAATCACAAAAAAAGTATTGTCTTCTTTGTGGATGTTTTGCAGTTGTTTTTTTTCAAGTCCTATGGCATCGGTGATAATGACAATGTCTTTTTTGAATGCCGATTTATGCGCTTTTATTTGTGCCAAAAGCGATTCGGCTTGAAAAGGAAGTGCGCTGTACTTTAGGTTTTGCAGTTCTGTTTGGATTTCTTTTTTGGTGGTGTTCCAAAAGGTTTCCGAATTTGTCAATAACGAAAAAGTAGCGTTCTCGGGGATGGTTTCTAATAATTCCTGAACCGCACGTTTTAGCAATTCCCCTTTTTTGCCTTTGGCTTGCATGCTTAACGAATTATCGAGAATAATGTACATTTCATTCGAACGGTTTTCGCTGTCTTTGGCTTTGAAATAAGGTTGGGCGAAAGCCAAAATAATAAAGGTCAGAAGCAGCAAACGACATCCTAAAAGCAGCCATTTTTTGATGGTGGAGCTTTTGCGAGTTTGTATTGTAAGAGCTTTTAGAAATCGAACGTTAGTGAAATATTCTTTTTTGAATCGGCGTAATTGAAAAAGATGCACCAAAATAGGGACAATCAACAAGAACAGAAAGTATAAAAGTTCAGGATGTTTAAAATACATTGAGTTCAAAAGTTTACTGTTCGAAAGGAAAACAGTGAATGGCTAGCCAAAAATACAAATTTGTAAACAGTTATGAATGGAGACGAGAAGATTTTTTCAAATGAAGATTTTATGTTTTAAACACGAATTGCACGAATTAACACGAAAAAGAAATGTTTAAATTTCACGAATCAGTCAATGACTGATCAAATTTGTGTAATTCGTGGCTGTCTAAAGGATACAATTGTTCGTTTTAATCTGTATTTTAGCATTTCTAAAAATTATTTATGATGAAAAAGTATCCTTCGGTTGTATTCGCGCTTCTATTTAGTATTTCATTTTTTGCACAACAAAGCAAGCTTAATTTAATTATTGGAACCTACACCAATAAATGTGATAGTAAAGGGGTTTATGTGTATGAATTTGATACTAATACGGGCAATTTCACCTTACAATCAGAGTCGGTGCCAACGGATAGTCCTAGTTATTTGGCGGTTTCACAAGATAATAAATTTGTTTATACGGTCAATTCTGATGCTGCCAATAGTGCCGTAACTGCTTTTGGATTTGATGCTAAAACGGGAAAACTGAATTTTTTGAATAAAGAAAAAACCAATGGTGTGAATCCATGTTTTATCATTAATGATGATAAAACAGTGATATCAGCCAATTATTCGGGTGGAAATGTTTCTGTTTTTGGTAAAAATAGTGACGGAACTGTGACAGCTTTAAAACAATTGGTGCAGCATGAAGGGAAAGGGCCTAATGCCAAGCGACAAGAAAAAGCCCATTTGCATATGGTGCAATTTTCTCCAGACCACAACTATGTTTTAGCAACCGATTTAGGAAGTGATAAAGTGTATTCCTATGCATATAGTCCCAATGCAAATCAACCTTTGGAATTGAAGTATACTATTGATGCGAAAGCAGGAAGCGGACCAAGGCATTTTACTTTTAGTAAAGACGGTAAAAAAGCCTATTTGTTACAAGAATTGGATGGTACTGTTTCGGTTTTTAATTATAAAAAAGGGAATCTTAAATTAATTCAAGAAACCACCGTTTTAAGTGATGGTTTTAATCAATCCTTTACTGCTGCAGATATCCATATTTCACCTGACGAACGTTTTTTATATGCTACCAATAGAAAAGAAGCCAACGATATTAGTTGCTTTAAGATTTTAAAAAATGGCAAATTAGAATTTGTATCTAGAACAAGCACTTTGGGTGATGGGCCACGAAATTTTGCCATTGATCCTACGGGGAATTTTTTGTTAGTGGGGCACCAATTTAGTAACGGTGTAGTGATTTTTAAAAGAGATAAGGCAACAGGATTATTGACGGATACTGGGAAGAGAATTGATTTGTGCTCGCCTGTTTGTTTGGTGTTTACGGGAAAAGAGTAAGGAAGTTGGGATATGGAAGCTGGGAGATGGAAGCTGGGAGATGGAAACTTGAAGTTGCAAGTTGCCCCGGACCCGCGTGAGGGATAGGAGCAAACCGCCAAAGCGGTGCGGATAGCCCGACAGCAGCCAGAAAAATGGGCTACTATTCACAACGAATAGTAGCCCATTTTTTTGGCTGGTGGCACGCCCAAATAGACGAACTTATATTTTTAAGCTAATCTTTGATTGTAAGGATATTTATAAACTGTGTAATCCTTTTAATCTGTGGCTTTCTTTATTTTTTCTTCTTTTTTTGAGCTCTAGTTTTTAACATGTTTCGGTTAACAGAACCATGCGTTTTCTTTTTGGTTTTGGATGGCCCTCCAAGGTTGACTTTGGTATTCTTTTTGGCTTTTTCGTGAAAAGCACCCTCACCATCTGGTTTCTTCTTTTTATTGAATTTAATGACGGGACGTTCTTTTTCAGGTTCGATTAACTTCATCGAAATTTCAACTTCTTCAGGGAAATCTTCAATCTCTAGTTCCATGTTCATCAAGACTTCGATTTCGATTTTGGATTCTTCCTCTCTTGGAGTGATGAAACTAATCGCTGTTCCTGTAGCATCAGCACGACCAGTACGACCAATACGGTGCATGTACAATTCTCCAAATTCGGGCATCTCAAAGTTGATGACATGGGTAATATTCGAAATATCCAAACCTCTGGCCATAATATCCGTGGTAATCAGTCCGCGAAGATTGCCTTCTTGGAAACTTGCCATCGTGGTCAAACGGTAATTTTGTGATTTATTAGAGTGGATGACTCCAAATTGTCCTTCAAAATCCTCTTCGATACGCTCAAAAACCATATCCGAAATCTTCTTGTTATTCACAAAAACCAAGACACGACTCATGTCTTCGTTAGTGGCTAACAAATGTTTCAGTAAATTGATTTTGGTATTAAAGTTGGGAACATTATAAGTGATTTGTGTAATGTTTTCTAAAGGTGTTCCTGAGGCCGAAAGCGTAACTTCTTCAGGATAATCAAAGTAATCATTCAAAACAGCATCGACTTCATCGGTCATCGTTGCAGAGAACAAGATATTTTGACGTTTTTTAGGCATCATCGCCAATAGAGCGGTTAATTGGGTTCTAAAACCAAGGTTCAACATTTCGTCAAACTCATCAATCACTAGTTTTTGAATTTCTTCAAAACGGACTACGTTGTCTAGGGCTAAATCCATGGTTCTACCAGGAGTTCCTACCAGTATATCAGTCCCTTCATAGACATTTTTTTTCTGGGTGTTGATATTTACGCCTCCAAAAATTCCGATGGTACGAACCGACATATATTTGGTTAATTTTTCGATTTCGTCAACTACTTGAACTACTAGTTCACGTGTTGGAACCAGAATGACAATTTTTGGGGTATGCGTAGTTGTAAATTTATATAGCTTTAATAAAGGCAGTAAATAAGCAAAGGTTTTTCCAGTTCCCGTTTGTGCAATACCCATCATATCACGCCCAGACATGATAACAGAAAATGATTTTTCCTGAATAGGAGTAGGGGTTACAAATCCTAAATCCTCAACGGCTTTTTGTACTGATTTCGGAAGATTAAATTGCTCAAAAGTGCTCATAAAACGTATATTTTGTGCAAAGATACGTTTTTTATAAGGATACTAGCATTGGCTAGAGAAACTGTTTGGAAACAACCCTTTGCTTGCAGGTTTTCTGGAGGCGATACTTTTTAAAAAGCAACTAACTTTAAAAGGTAGATTTTAATAAAAGGCTGCTTATAATAAGTTTTTATTGCAATACTTTTGGGAAATATTTTGAAATCCAACCATTAAATTTCCTCAATGACTTAATGGTGAATTTTCAACCTTACAATAATAAATCGTTTAAACTCGTAAATATGAATTTTTTAACCTCTTGGAGCGGCGGAAAAGACAGTTGCTACGCCATGATGAAAGCCGTTGAGCAAGGTTTTGTTCCCAAAGTGCTCTTGAATATGATGAACGAAAACGGAAAGATTTCCCGTTCTCATGGATTGCCACTAGCGATTTTGGAACAACAAGCTTTGCAAATGGATGTACCATTAGAAGCGGTTCCTGCCAGTTGGGAAGATTATGAAGTCAAATACATTCAGACTTTAAAATCACTAAAGTCCAGATACGATTTTGAAGCAGCCGTCTTTGGAGATATCGATTTGCAAGCGCATAAAGACTGGGAAGATAAGGTTTGTGCTGCTGCTAGTTTACAAGCTGTTTTACCGCTTTGGCAGCAAGACCGCTTGGTCCTAGTCAATGAGATGTTGGCCAATGGAATCGAAACCATGATTGTTTCCTGCAATGCACAAATGGGTGAGAACTATCTTGGTCGCATCTTGACTCACGAATTAGCCCAAGAATTGCAGGAAAAAGGCATTGACCCCTGTGGCGAAAATGGCGAATTTCACACTATGGTTATCCATTGTCCCTTGTTCAAAAATCCAATTTCTTTACCCACATACACTACAACGACCCATGAAAACTACTGTTTCATCGTTTGGGAATAGAATTTTTGTTAGTAGCATAATCCCACCATTCGTTACAAGCTTTTTGTATAAATACTATTTTTCTACGCTAGGAGAGGAGCTTCCGTTGGTCGCTCTCTCCTAGCAAGAAAAATTATTATTTATCCTGCAAAGGCTTTTCACTGCTGTTGGGGCTAGGGAATTGCTTACTTAATAGCAACTGAGTTAACATTGTTTTTATGGTTTTTTTAAGTTTAATAGGCTGTTAGTTAGTGGTTTGATTTAAGTCTGCTGCTCGTGAATTAAAAATATCGAAAACAATAAATTTAGTATTATATTTGCCGCCGTATTGAGGTTGCTGTTTTTTTAATTGAAACAGCATTAAAAGGGAATCAGGTGAATTTATTTATAATAATAAATCCTGAGCTGTACCCGCAACTGTAAGCTATCAAGCTTGTTGTTATCTACAAAACCATTGTTCGTCTAGGCGGATGAGAAGGTAAACAACAAGACGCAAGCCAGGAGACCTGCCTATTACATCGAGTATCAAACTTTCGGGAAAAAAGGTTTGGGTATGGGTCATTCTATGCTTTTCTCCCATTTTTAATCATGCAATGGTTTATAGACCTTTGCTAAATGTTTTATTAAAATGAACAAGAAAATCGTTCGTATTAGTATGTTGTGCCTACTAATAGGTGCATCTACTTTTGCACAAAAAAAAGGAGCTATCGCGGTTCCAAATGAATTAAACGAAGTTGTTATCTCCGATTCAAAATTTGCTTTACCAAAAGAAAAATCAGGAAAAGTAATTGTGAAAATCACTGCTGAAGATTTGGCAAAAAGAGAAGGACAGTCTCTTGCCACTGTATTAAGTTCTGTAGCAGGTGTTGAAATTAATGGAAATCAGAGTAATGCTGGTAGAAATTTAGGGGTGTACATACGTGGTAGCCGTACACGTCAAACCTTGATTTTAATTGATGGTGTTCCCGTTTCGGATGCTTCAGGAATTAATTTAGAATATGATTTGCGTTTGCTTCCTGTGGAACAAGTAGAAAGTGTCGAAATCATGAAAGGAGCCTCAAGTACTTTATATGGCTCTGGTGCAGCTGCAGGTGTTATTAATATTACCCTAAAAAAAGGAACTAAAAAAGATATTTCTGGTACGGTATATCTGAATACAGGTACGCAAGTAACTGCTGATAAGACCAACTATAGTCCGAAAGAATTCAATCAAGGATTCAATTTTGGTGCTAAAAATGAAAAAATCAATTATTTTGCCTCTTTAAATAGTAGTGCTGTTCAAGGAATTTCAGAAGTTAAAGGTGTTGATTTTGAAGACGATCTTTTTCAAAGAGTAAATTCGGTTGTGAAATTAGGTTTTACTCCAACTAAAAAACTAAGCTTAGATTTTTCAGCTAACTATGACCGAATCAAAAATGAGTTTGATGATGTCTATGATAATTTTAACAACCCAGATTCGCCTGTAAATGTCTCAACTTCTGAGCAATTTCGTTTAGGATTTTCACCAAAATACAAATACAATAAAGGAGAGTTAGTATTGAATTCTAGTTTTAATATGATTGAAAGAGGATATAACGTGTTCAATAGCAGGACAAAAAAAGTTGATCCAAGTGAATATAAATCACGAAATGTAAACGTTGATGCCTTCAATAAATACCAGTTTTGCAAGCAATTTTTTGCAGTTCTAGGGAGTCAGTTTCAATTTCAAGAAATGAATTCTCAGACTGTTTACGGTAGTATTGCTGGTGAAATGGCTAAATTTAACACTGTCGATCCGTATTTTACAGCAGTTTATAATTCGGATTTTGGTTTAAATGTAAATTTAGGAGGTAGATACAATATACATAGTGTTTATGGAGAGCATTTAGTGTATAATATCAATCCATCGTTTTCATTTTCTGATTTACCTTTAAAATTATTGGCTTCTTATAGTACAGCCTATATTACTCCTAGTTTGTATCAATTGTATTCTCCTTATGGAAACCTTGATTTGACTCCTGAGGAAAATAGTACTGTTGAAGCAGGATTTGAGGTGTCATTATTAGACAAGAAGCTAACATTGAATACCGTTGCTTACTACAGGCAAGAAGATAATGCGATAGGTTTTTATACAAATCCTACAACCTATAAATCAAATTACGTCAACACGGTTGGGAAATATAATGCGAGAGGGGTAGAGGCTATGGTTTCTTATGCTTTTTCAAAGGATTTAGGAGTAAATGTAAACTATACTTTTACACAAGTGGAAGAAGCATTAAGCAAATTGATCCCAAAACACAAAGCAAATGCTTCTGTTGATTACCAATTGAATGAACGAACATCTTTCAATGTGAATTATCAATATGTAGATAAAAGGAATACTTCTTATTTTAACGGAGCTACTTTTAAATCTACACCAGTACTTTTAGATGCATACCAATTAGTAAATGCAACGGCTAGATACAACCTAATCAAAAATAGGATGAATGTATTTGGTTCGGTAACGAATATTTTTAATGAAGATTTTCTTGAAAACGTAGGTTATAGCACACGTGGACGAAACTTTAAAATTGGTTTTACTCTATTGTTCTAGTTCGAAAGAAACAGGATTAAATAAAAATCCCCTGATAGTGGTTAGTGCTATCAGGGGATTTTCCGTAAATTAACAATTGTAATTTACATCGTCTGTATGTTGTTTTGTTCTAAAATTGCCAAAAGATAAAGGCTTTGATCAGCATCATATTTTTCAATTCCACATTTATACCAATCTTCAATAATATTCAATTGATATTCTGTGAAACCTTCAGAATCGATATTCATTCCAAGCATTCCAGCTAATTGAAATTCGTCTAATACTTTATTTGTGACAATTCTGGAAGGAATCCCATCTGTTATTTTACCATTCAATCTCTCATAGTCAGATCTGCCACAATGAAAACCTACATTAAATGCTTGGCATTCTTTCTTACTGGAGTTTAGGTGTAAAAAGGGATTTAAACCATATGAATATCCTTCCATGTAATCTTGTCTGTAGACAGGGTCAAATATATCTTCCATACTGTTTAGGATTAAGTTTCGGTATTAATTACAATCAAACCTACTATAATAAAGGCTAGGATTAAATTATAATCGTTAAAAGGGAAAAAAAAACTTTAATCTTCATGTTTTTATGATAAATAGTGATTTTTTGTTTTGTTTAAGCTGGTGTCTAATGATTAATTATTATTTATTGATAGGATGGTGTTATTGATTTTTCAACTGTAATATTGTGTTGAATTTTAAATAAATGGTAGAAGGTTTAGTTTTAATCTAGTTGCTAAAACGGGATTTGATTAAATAAGAAATTATGTTTGTAGAGAGATATATTCTTAAAAACACATCGTATAGATGAATAAATTATATAAGGTAAATAAGAGTTAGTATTTGATAATTTAGTTTGTGTGTAATAGCTGTGTTTTTTTTTAATTTACTGACTACCAAATAAAAATACCAACCAAAATGAACCAATCTTTTATAAAAAAAACAATCTTTCAATTGCTGTTAATTTTAATGTGGAGTTACACTTGGTCGCAACCACGTCAAATAGTTATTGTAGAACAAACTTTTGTTTATGCAAATTCGGCTACAGTTGCTGATTTGGATTCAAGAGTGACTGGTCTTCTTCCTGGTGATGGTGCAGTATGGATGAATGCTGCAACTGGAGGGACTGCTTTTTTGCCAACAGATGCTCTTATTAGTGGGCAGAAATACTATTTGAAAAATACAGAAGACAATACTAAATATGCGATTGGTACTCGATTAAGAATTATTGCTTTTCAAATTTCGCCAAGTTTAGTGCCAAGTAAATCCAATGTATTGTGTGAAGGAGAAATAGTTCAGATTAAAGCTGAAGGTTTATTAACTACCGAAGAGTTTACCGCCAAAAATACCAATGGTTTAGGTTTGAATTTAGTTAAGGTAGCTCAGTTTCAGCAGTCAAATTATTTTGTAAAAGTAGGTACTGATGCAAAGCCACTTTCGATGTCTTGGACAGCAGCCGATGATTTAATTTCGAACATACCTGGTGCCTCTATGTACATTATTAACGGAGGAACTCCTGGTGGTGCACAGCCTCTAGAAGAGACTACTGTTTTGAGCGGATTAGATGCGTTAGGCTATTTGAATAAGCAAGGACCTCCAAAAGTGCCTTCTGGCTATGCTTTTTGGTTGGGTTTAAAGCAATATGGGAATGCTTATGATTTTGATGATAGGACAGGGATAAATAATAAGGGTTGGTACTGGGTTAATGGAATGCCGTTAGGATATGAAAATTGGGATAAAAACCCAACAACTTTAGTATTGATTGAACCTAATGACTATAATGCTAATGGAACCGTTGGAGCGATTCCTCCTCATGATGAAGATAATGCCGAATTTAACTTTCAATCTAGGACGGCTGCTGCTTGGGTAGATGCACCTGATTTAAGTCCGTTGCATGCCTCTGTTCCTTTGTTTGAATTTCAGGGGATTACATCGCTTCAATGGAGTAAATACAATACAACGACAAGTAGTTGGGAACTTATGCCTGGTGAAACTAATGGGATCTTGAGCACAACAGCAATTGCAGGTACGCTACGGTATAAATTAGATTATAGTATTAATGGGACGTCGCAGCCTCCTTTGATGTATGATGTCATTGGTACTGCTATAACAATAACAACACAGCCTACTTCGGTTTCTTCTTGTGGCGAAAATGTTTCTTTTTCAATTCTAAGTGATGGTGATTTGTATCAATGGCAGGTTTCAACAGATGGTGCGACTTGGAAAGATGTTACGAATAATGCTATTTATAGTAACTCAAATTCAACTGAATTAAAAATTACTAGCCCAGTAAATACAATGAATAGCTATAGGTATAGAGTACTTATTAAAAAAACAGGTGCTTCCTGTAGTTTATTTTCTAATGAAGTAAGTTTAACTGTAAATGTGATTGCTACGCCTACAATTACGGCAGGAAGTTCTACTACTTTCTGTACAGGTGATAGTGTCGTGCTGACCTCTTCCTCAGCTACAGGGAATCTTTGGTCAACTGGAGAAACTACACAATCAATAACAGTGACTTCATCAGGAACTTATACAGTGAAAGTGATGAATGGTAGTTGTGCATCAGCTACTTCAGCGGGAACTGTGGTTACAGTAAATGCGATTCCTGCCACGCCAACGATTTCAGCAACAGGTGTAACAACTTTCTGTTCTGGTGGAAGTGTGGTTTTAACTTCATCATCGTCTGTTGGAAACCTTTGGTCAACTGGTGAGACAACTCAGTCAATAACAGTTGCTTCGTCAGGAACTTATACTGTAAAAGTAATTAATAATGGTTGTACATCAGCAACTTCAGCGGGTACTAATGTTACAGTGAATCCTACACCGGCTACCCCAATTATTACAACAGTTAGCCCGACTACTTTTTGTACTGGTGGTAGCGTAGTTTTAACTTCGTCTTCGTCTGTTGGAAACTTATGGTCGACAGGAGAGACTACACAATCAATAACAGTGACTTCATCAGGTACTTATACAGTGAAAGTAATGAATGGTAGTTGTGCATCGGCTACTTCAGCGGGAACTGTGGTTACAGTAAATGCGATTCCTGCCACGCCAACGATTTTAGCAACTGGTGCAACAACTTTCTGTTCTGGTGGAAGTGTCGTTTTAACTTCATCTTCGTCTGTTGGAAACCTTTGGTCAACTGGTGAGACAACTCAGTCAATAACAGTTGCTTCGTCAGGAACTTATACTGTAAAAGTAATTAGTAATGGTTGTACATCAGCAACTTCAGCGGGTACTAATGTTACAGTGAATCCTACACCAGCTACCCCAATTATTACAACAGTTAGCCCGACTACTTTTTGTACTGGTGGTAGCGTAGTTTTAACTTCGTCTTCGTCTGTTGGAAACTTATGGTCGACAGGAGAGACTACACAATCAATAACAGTGACTTCATCAGGAACTTATACAGTGAAAGTAATGAACGGTAGTTGTACATCACCTACTTCAGCGGGAACTGTGGTTACAGTGAATGCGATTCCTGCCACGCCAACGATTTCAACAACTGGTGCAACAACTTTCTGTTCTGGCGGAAGTGTCGTTTTAACTTCATCTTCCTCTGTTGGAAACCTTTGGTCAACTGGTGAGACAACTCAGTCAATTAGCGTTTCAACTACTGGAAACTATACTGTGATGGTGACTACTAACGGCTGTTCTTCATCAGTGTCTTCAACAACGAATGTTATTGTAAATCCTCTACCAAGTATTAATACAAATGAGAATGGAGATGAAGATGTTTTAATTTGTTCTGGTATCTCTACCTTTTCGATCTTATTAGAAGCTGGAATAAACGACGGTACACCTACTAGTGATTACACTTATCTTTGGTCTAAAAATGGAATATTAATCACACCGTCTGAAACTAATCCCACATTAACGGTTAATTCTGATGGAGTCTATACCGTCAAAGTAAGTTCGAAATTAACCAATTGTAGTAGTGTTAGAACAATTAAAGTAATTCCTTCCGAAGCACCTAAAATTAAGGCTATTGATATTGTTGAATTAACCGATAATAATTCGATAACAATTCATCTCGATTCAGGTCAGGGTAAGTACTTGTATAGTATTGAAGGGGTTAATGGTGGTTATCAAGAGTCTAATTTTTTTAATGATATTGCACCTGGAGTTTACGAGGTTTTTGTAAAAGATACCAGTAATTGTGGTAGTGACAATAGAACGGTTTATGTTCTTGGTGCTCCCAAGTATTTTACGCCAAATGGTGATGGTTATAATGATTATTGGAATATAAAAGGAATTAACGGGACAGCTAATGCAAATTCAATGATTTCCATTTTTGACCGTTATGGTAAACTTTTAAAACAGCTAAGACCTTTGGAGCAAGGTTGGAATGGGACTTTTAAAGGTGTTTTATTGCCTGCAACGGATTATTGGTTTACAGTAAAACTAGAAGATGGAAGAGAGGCAACTGGTCATTTTTCGTTAAAAAGGTAATTCATAAAAAAAAAGCGCTAACCAGCGCTTTTTCTATTTTAGTTATTCTTCATCATCAATCATATGAGATTTTGAATACCCTCTCCATTTGTCAATGCAATCTTGAAAATCTTGAGGTAAATCAGTGTCAAATCGCATGTGTTCACCTGTTGTAGGATGGATAAATCCTAAGGTTTTAGCATGTAAGGCTTGTCTTGGTAATGCTTTAAAACAATTGTCTATAAATTGTTTGTATTTAGTAAAAGTTGTTCCTTTTAGTATCAAATGTCCACCATAACGCTCATCATTAAATAAAGGATGACCAATATGTTTCATATGTGCTCTAATTTGGTGTGTACGTCCTGTTTCTAGTTGGCAAGAAATCAATGTAACATAGCCAAAACGTTCTAGTACCTTGTAATGTGTAATAGCAGGTTTTCCTATCTCAGGGTCTGCAAAAACAGCCATTTGCATTCGGTCCTTTAAGTGACGCGCTAGGTTTCCTTCAATCGTTCCTTTTTCTTCAGTAACATTTCCCCAAACCAAAGCGATATATTCTCTTTCAGTAGTTTTGGCTTCAAATTGTTTAGCCAAATGGGTCATTGCTGCCTCTGTCTTAGCAATTACTAATAATCCAGAAGTGTCTTTGTCAATACGATGTACTAATCCAGGACGTTCGCTACTGTTCATTGGTAAATTTTCAAAATGAAAAGCCAATGCATTGACAAGTGTTCCAGTGTAATTTCCGTGACCAGGATGTACCACTAAACCGGGTTCTTTGTTGACCAATAATAAGGCATCATCTTCATAAACAATGTTTAATGGGATGTTTTCCGGTAGAATATGATTTTCAAAAGGAGGATGGGATAACATTACTGTAACCAAATCAAATGGTTTTACCTTATAATTTGATTTTACTGCAATTTCATTTACAAAAATATTTCCTCCCGAAGCTGCATTTTGAATTTTGTTTCGGGTAGCATTTGGGATTAATCCCATCAAATATTTGTCTATTCTTAATAAGGCTTGTCCTTTAGGAACTTCAAATCTAAAGTGTTCGAATAATTCGTCTTCTAAGTCAACCGACTCTATATTATTGTTCATTAGGCATTTCATCTATTGGACTAGCTAGGCTGTCCGTTGGTATACTCTCTTCATAACTCGCTTTTCCATCTCCTAAAACCAAATCAATTTTAGAACCTTTTAAGACTTTATCACCAGCTTTTATATTACGACCTTTAAAGCGCATTTCAAGCACCATATCTTTTCCTAAATTAGGGATATA is from Flavobacterium sp. NG2 and encodes:
- a CDS encoding lactonase family protein, with the protein product MMKKYPSVVFALLFSISFFAQQSKLNLIIGTYTNKCDSKGVYVYEFDTNTGNFTLQSESVPTDSPSYLAVSQDNKFVYTVNSDAANSAVTAFGFDAKTGKLNFLNKEKTNGVNPCFIINDDKTVISANYSGGNVSVFGKNSDGTVTALKQLVQHEGKGPNAKRQEKAHLHMVQFSPDHNYVLATDLGSDKVYSYAYSPNANQPLELKYTIDAKAGSGPRHFTFSKDGKKAYLLQELDGTVSVFNYKKGNLKLIQETTVLSDGFNQSFTAADIHISPDERFLYATNRKEANDISCFKILKNGKLEFVSRTSTLGDGPRNFAIDPTGNFLLVGHQFSNGVVIFKRDKATGLLTDTGKRIDLCSPVCLVFTGKE
- a CDS encoding BatA and WFA domain-containing protein; amino-acid sequence: MYFKHPELLYFLFLLIVPILVHLFQLRRFKKEYFTNVRFLKALTIQTRKSSTIKKWLLLGCRLLLLTFIILAFAQPYFKAKDSENRSNEMYIILDNSLSMQAKGKKGELLKRAVQELLETIPENATFSLLTNSETFWNTTKKEIQTELQNLKYSALPFQAESLLAQIKAHKSAFKKDIVIITDAIGLEKKQLQNIHKEDNTFFVIPKAEQKNNIAIDSVYIQETLENFYNLNVELSSYGDDIKPTSIAIYNNNKLIAKTIVSFDTPKKTIPFTIPKQAFHGVVNIDDNGLAYDNSYYFSISKTQKTAVLSIGEAEKSNFLSRIYTNDEFDFQNSTLTSLDYNALEKQDAIILNEIDEIPVALQTTLKTLVEKGSNLILIPSSKGSVPNLNSFLKNFGNIQYQPIENTEKRITKINFNHPLLASVFENQVSNFQYPNTKTNFGLSASFPVVLYYEDGKSFLSSKVNSVSAISVFSAPINPLNSNFQQSPLIVPTFYKMAVQNKNNGIKARIIGDSSPYLVSVALSKDAVLEVKNKEEQFIPVQKSINNKVQLNFNDYPEQAGNFDVLDQKEVVDQLSFNYNRTESQSNNSNENELADYKILDSVTTVFDQLQTERTDSQIWKWFVIFALLFLLIEMALIKFLK
- a CDS encoding diphthine--ammonia ligase; the encoded protein is MNFLTSWSGGKDSCYAMMKAVEQGFVPKVLLNMMNENGKISRSHGLPLAILEQQALQMDVPLEAVPASWEDYEVKYIQTLKSLKSRYDFEAAVFGDIDLQAHKDWEDKVCAAASLQAVLPLWQQDRLVLVNEMLANGIETMIVSCNAQMGENYLGRILTHELAQELQEKGIDPCGENGEFHTMVIHCPLFKNPISLPTYTTTTHENYCFIVWE
- a CDS encoding DEAD/DEAH box helicase, coding for MSTFEQFNLPKSVQKAVEDLGFVTPTPIQEKSFSVIMSGRDMMGIAQTGTGKTFAYLLPLLKLYKFTTTHTPKIVILVPTRELVVQVVDEIEKLTKYMSVRTIGIFGGVNINTQKKNVYEGTDILVGTPGRTMDLALDNVVRFEEIQKLVIDEFDEMLNLGFRTQLTALLAMMPKKRQNILFSATMTDEVDAVLNDYFDYPEEVTLSASGTPLENITQITYNVPNFNTKINLLKHLLATNEDMSRVLVFVNNKKISDMVFERIEEDFEGQFGVIHSNKSQNYRLTTMASFQEGNLRGLITTDIMARGLDISNITHVINFEMPEFGELYMHRIGRTGRADATGTAISFITPREEESKIEIEVLMNMELEIEDFPEEVEISMKLIEPEKERPVIKFNKKKKPDGEGAFHEKAKKNTKVNLGGPSKTKKKTHGSVNRNMLKTRAQKKKKK